A single region of the Parasphingorhabdus litoris DSM 22379 genome encodes:
- a CDS encoding GNAT family N-acetyltransferase, translating into MKIFLNDLGQPVGECLGDWQGAILPDRRRLTGKFCSVEPLCVDTHSESLFAALSEDTSGRTWTYMRYGPFSSFGAFVQWMEGYCFSADPFFYAFVEKNTGRALGMATYCSISPSHGSIEVGHVNFAPSMQRTAMATEAMYLMARHAFRALHYRRYEWRLDNLNAASHEAAKRLGFLYEGVFRNASNYKGRNRDTAWYSITHSEWDDLETAFELWLDHLDPVSGKQQKSLGEFIKTAAQ; encoded by the coding sequence ATGAAAATCTTCCTTAATGATCTGGGCCAACCTGTCGGGGAATGTCTGGGCGACTGGCAAGGCGCGATCTTGCCGGATCGCCGCCGTCTGACGGGCAAATTTTGTAGTGTTGAACCGCTTTGCGTCGATACGCATAGCGAAAGCCTTTTTGCAGCGCTGTCGGAAGACACAAGTGGCCGGACATGGACATATATGCGCTATGGACCCTTCAGCAGCTTTGGCGCATTTGTGCAGTGGATGGAGGGTTACTGCTTTTCGGCAGACCCGTTCTTCTATGCATTTGTCGAAAAAAACACGGGGCGGGCTTTGGGCATGGCCACATATTGCAGCATATCTCCGTCACATGGTTCCATCGAAGTTGGGCACGTGAACTTCGCGCCATCCATGCAGCGCACGGCAATGGCAACCGAAGCAATGTATCTTATGGCGCGTCATGCGTTCAGAGCCCTTCACTATCGGCGATATGAATGGAGGTTAGATAATTTGAATGCAGCATCGCACGAAGCTGCCAAGAGACTTGGCTTTCTCTATGAGGGGGTTTTCCGCAATGCTTCAAATTACAAGGGGAGGAACCGCGATACCGCCTGGTATTCGATTACCCATAGTGAATGGGATGATCTGGAAACGGCTTTTGAACTTTGGCTTGATCATCTCGATCCAGTTTCTGGCAAACAACAGAAATCTCTTGGAGAGTTTATAAAAACTGCGGCGCAATAG
- a CDS encoding winged helix-turn-helix transcriptional regulator, translated as MHKLTENLSELGTGCSLPISLEVIGERWCFMILRASFNGVRHFEDFLSEIGIARNILANRLTRLVEAGIMSRRPCDHDKRKVEYRLTDKGADLLAVIVAIRQWGEKWETGVRSNPVLADAKDRQPISQITIRAHDDRILGLEDLCWIDEAELESHARDDSKGASDRGDMVVRHLKEIGEPSAA; from the coding sequence ATGCATAAACTAACGGAAAATCTCTCGGAACTCGGAACAGGCTGCTCTTTGCCCATCTCTTTGGAGGTAATTGGCGAGCGCTGGTGCTTCATGATCTTGCGCGCATCATTTAACGGCGTGCGCCATTTTGAGGATTTTCTTAGCGAGATTGGTATTGCCCGGAATATATTGGCCAACCGCCTGACCCGGCTGGTCGAAGCGGGCATCATGTCGCGCCGCCCGTGCGATCATGACAAACGTAAAGTCGAATATCGCCTGACCGACAAAGGTGCGGACCTGCTGGCCGTCATCGTCGCCATTCGTCAATGGGGCGAAAAATGGGAAACCGGTGTGCGATCCAATCCGGTGCTGGCCGACGCCAAAGATCGTCAGCCGATCAGCCAAATCACCATCCGCGCCCATGATGACCGCATTCTCGGCCTGGAAGATCTCTGCTGGATTGATGAAGCAGAACTGGAAAGCCACGCCAGAGACGACAGCAAGGGCGCATCAGATCGCGGTGACATGGTGGTGCGTCATCTGAAGGAAATTGGCGAACCTTCTGCGGCTTGA
- a CDS encoding VOC family protein, translating to MIDHLEVQTRDVDLLCDFYKTVLEPVGYALKIDDAVKGFGNDERMDFFIVQGEPSSEVHYAFQSSDRKTVDRVYSLAGQKGFTLDREPSLAPHIHPNYYAAYLRDPDGRLVEFVSHNED from the coding sequence ATGATAGACCATCTGGAAGTTCAAACGCGTGATGTTGATTTGCTATGCGACTTCTACAAAACGGTATTGGAACCTGTCGGATATGCATTGAAGATTGATGATGCAGTCAAGGGATTTGGCAATGACGAGCGAATGGATTTTTTCATCGTTCAAGGCGAACCATCTTCCGAGGTGCATTATGCGTTTCAATCAAGTGATCGCAAAACAGTGGACCGGGTCTATTCTCTGGCCGGCCAAAAAGGGTTCACTCTTGACCGCGAACCCAGTTTGGCGCCTCACATACACCCAAATTACTATGCAGCTTATCTAAGAGATCCCGATGGCCGACTGGTAGAATTTGTCAGCCACAATGAGGATTAG
- a CDS encoding CC_3452 family protein: protein MLISQSPLRHIAMLFVAILTSTLIFTASAANARTKPVAYTAELQQPVEASRHIIKGTVMHCAGTECKGAKSGSSFKTVCAKLSRKVGPLASFTYKGEAVDAEALAKCNGDKSGGKQRIANRK from the coding sequence ATGCTTATCTCCCAAAGCCCATTGCGCCACATAGCCATGCTGTTTGTCGCGATTTTAACATCTACGCTCATTTTTACGGCAAGCGCCGCCAATGCGCGTACCAAGCCAGTGGCCTACACGGCCGAGCTGCAACAGCCCGTGGAAGCCTCCCGCCACATTATTAAGGGCACGGTCATGCACTGTGCCGGCACCGAATGCAAAGGCGCTAAAAGTGGCTCATCATTCAAGACCGTTTGTGCAAAATTGTCCCGCAAAGTCGGCCCATTAGCGTCCTTTACCTACAAAGGCGAAGCTGTGGATGCCGAGGCGCTGGCCAAGTGCAATGGCGACAAAAGCGGCGGCAAGCAACGGATAGCAAACCGCAAATAA
- a CDS encoding Lrp/AsnC family transcriptional regulator, with protein MKHKIDESDRIILDHLQNDAATSIHALVDSTGLSSASVQRRLKRLRSDGVIDREVAILDPEAMGQKMTFIVMVELERESLDQLDAFRRKIEKEPHVQQCYYVTGDADFILICLAPDMKAFEELTHRLFFKNQNVRRFHTNVVMSKTKTGLSVPI; from the coding sequence ATGAAACATAAAATAGACGAATCAGATCGCATCATCCTTGATCATTTACAGAATGATGCTGCCACATCGATCCACGCCCTGGTCGACAGCACTGGATTGTCTTCGGCATCCGTGCAAAGACGCTTGAAGCGCCTAAGGTCGGACGGAGTCATCGACAGAGAAGTCGCGATATTGGACCCGGAAGCCATGGGCCAGAAAATGACCTTCATCGTCATGGTCGAGTTGGAGCGGGAAAGCCTGGATCAACTCGATGCGTTCCGGCGCAAGATCGAAAAAGAACCGCATGTTCAACAATGCTATTATGTGACCGGCGATGCGGACTTCATTCTCATCTGCCTAGCGCCGGATATGAAAGCATTTGAAGAGCTCACACACCGGCTTTTTTTCAAGAACCAGAATGTGCGGCGCTTTCATACTAATGTTGTGATGAGCAAAACGAAAACCGGCCTTTCCGTTCCGATATAA
- a CDS encoding WG repeat-containing protein — MQPLSTTTIKRLALGAALTITAVGSAAQADADKNLEVSAASSAACEARLGDLVAPEAVVTDHSSSITDPFWIGSFAPFRCPLLIDGVERPVQISAATRPDIKRLSAPDEDIGAITVLDKRDTQIIVAADDPTKVRARHLRKINGIPVLFEASPSTLPAAHSVLDAMKRFDLGSLKIERSWKKHAGQFSRLDSIDGAPGFYRFSRANEPFRYGVVSDAGKILIAPEFELITATARGFIVRTKNDSQWGLYALDGEVILPAEYRTISDQGEDRALIYHLDGNEQVYDVNSRSFLGGKHESIDFVDGRDLVIVHDEGEYRLMTRDMIPAIEGAFSRVMKVRDNRLIVGIDGKEGLIDENWEYLIPAEFNRLWPHSKHGLLYGRRDDAQMYFDYDGRALTPPGWSAHYAPSDEKGYLTVSDPSGRFGILKKDGNVLIEPKFSQAFQFREGYLPAAIPGADGTQNGQRFGLVDESGTVVIPFEYEVLQLVFDGRLWAKRDGKWGLINTDQSIVTEFTIDEISRHRKQYDRETRSDIRLMVAQRDGHYGIVRHDTGATVVPFEYDAGRAATLELRKGDEWLSYPCGFGLGGDQCGSRPGVIRTAPARRPKD, encoded by the coding sequence GTGCAACCTCTTTCGACGACAACAATCAAAAGGCTGGCATTGGGAGCAGCCCTCACGATCACCGCTGTGGGAAGCGCCGCCCAAGCCGATGCAGACAAAAATCTGGAAGTGAGCGCAGCATCTTCTGCGGCCTGTGAGGCAAGACTGGGCGACTTGGTCGCCCCTGAGGCTGTTGTTACAGACCATTCAAGCAGCATCACCGATCCCTTTTGGATCGGTTCTTTTGCGCCTTTCCGATGCCCCCTTCTGATCGACGGGGTGGAAAGACCCGTCCAGATATCGGCCGCGACCCGACCTGATATCAAGCGGCTTTCAGCGCCAGACGAAGACATCGGCGCGATTACAGTTCTCGACAAGCGCGATACGCAGATCATCGTGGCCGCCGATGATCCGACGAAGGTCCGGGCCCGGCACCTCCGCAAGATCAACGGGATTCCGGTCCTCTTCGAGGCAAGCCCCTCTACCCTGCCCGCTGCACATAGTGTTCTGGATGCGATGAAGAGGTTTGATCTGGGCAGTCTCAAGATCGAGCGCAGCTGGAAAAAGCATGCAGGCCAGTTCAGCCGGCTCGACAGCATCGACGGTGCGCCCGGCTTCTACAGATTCAGCCGCGCCAACGAACCGTTTCGCTACGGCGTTGTTTCGGACGCTGGAAAGATCCTAATAGCCCCCGAATTCGAGCTGATCACAGCCACAGCGCGCGGTTTCATAGTCAGGACCAAAAACGACAGCCAGTGGGGCCTTTACGCCTTGGACGGCGAGGTAATCCTGCCTGCCGAATATCGGACCATCAGCGATCAGGGAGAGGACCGAGCCCTCATCTATCATCTCGACGGGAACGAGCAAGTCTATGACGTCAACAGTCGTAGCTTTCTGGGCGGCAAGCATGAAAGCATAGACTTTGTTGATGGACGCGACCTGGTGATCGTGCACGACGAAGGGGAATACCGCCTAATGACCCGTGATATGATCCCCGCAATTGAAGGCGCCTTCAGCCGGGTGATGAAAGTGAGGGATAATCGCCTGATTGTCGGAATAGACGGCAAAGAGGGGTTGATCGACGAGAATTGGGAATATCTGATTCCGGCTGAGTTCAACCGACTCTGGCCACATTCTAAGCATGGCCTGCTCTATGGTCGACGCGATGATGCGCAGATGTATTTCGACTATGATGGACGGGCGCTCACGCCGCCCGGTTGGTCCGCGCATTATGCACCATCGGACGAAAAGGGATATCTTACAGTCAGCGATCCTTCAGGCCGGTTCGGCATCCTCAAGAAGGATGGAAATGTTCTGATCGAGCCCAAGTTCTCGCAGGCCTTCCAGTTCCGCGAAGGCTATCTGCCCGCCGCCATTCCCGGCGCGGACGGTACGCAGAACGGCCAACGCTTCGGTCTCGTAGATGAAAGCGGTACAGTCGTCATCCCGTTTGAGTACGAAGTCCTGCAACTGGTTTTCGATGGACGCCTATGGGCCAAGCGAGACGGCAAATGGGGCCTCATCAACACCGATCAAAGCATTGTCACCGAATTCACCATCGACGAAATTTCACGCCATCGAAAACAGTATGATCGTGAGACGAGGTCGGATATCCGGCTGATGGTGGCGCAGCGCGATGGTCACTACGGGATTGTGCGCCACGATACTGGCGCGACTGTTGTGCCCTTTGAATATGACGCAGGGCGTGCCGCGACATTGGAGTTGCGCAAGGGCGATGAATGGCTTTCCTACCCCTGTGGCTTCGGGCTTGGCGGAGACCAGTGCGGGAGCCGCCCGGGTGTTATCAGGACCGCCCCGGCCCGCCGCCCAAAAGACTAA
- a CDS encoding RelA/SpoT family protein translates to MLRQYELVERVRSYDPEADEDLINRAYVFSVQKHGSQKRASGDPYFSHPIEVAGLMTDLKLDQQTIVTALLHDTVEDTLTTTDEIEKLFGADIARLVDGVTKLSKIEAQTDNERAAENLRKFLLAMSDDIRVLLVKLADRLHNMRTLHFIKSEEKRRRIAHETMDIYAPLAERIGMYEYMREMQLLAFSHLEPEAYETITGRLNAIKEGDDGQVHKIARSLEKALAAGGLAAQVNGREKHPYSIWRKMQERHVSFEQLTDIMAFRVITDNSAECYRALGILHQKWKTVPGRFKDYISTPKRNGYQSLHTTIMHGNNMRVEIQIRSERMHRDNEYGLAAHWAYKQGGGPDGQAGWIRDLIEILDHAEDAEELLENTKLAMYQDRIFSFTPKGALLQMPRGSTTVDFAYAVHTDLGNQAVGAKVNGRHVPLRTQLTNGDVVEILKSDGQEPQPGWLSFVITGKARAAIRRFVRHKERDEIVEIGTKLYDEIVERLPGKIGKKAMKAALKRLDMVDEDELMIAIGTRELSDREVMEALMPGSVNDNDDDREWPEQDRAISIKGLTPGVAFDLAECCHPVPGDRIVGLRRSGENVEVHAIDCLKLADGVDADWVDLSWGMETDGAAARLMVVLHNKPGTLAEMAGIFGFHNANILRLRMTNRDAPFHTFEVDLEVHNVHHLMRILSALRASEAIAQAERL, encoded by the coding sequence GTGTTACGGCAATATGAACTTGTAGAGCGGGTGCGCAGCTATGACCCGGAGGCGGATGAGGATCTGATCAACCGAGCCTATGTGTTCTCCGTGCAGAAACATGGCAGCCAGAAACGCGCCAGCGGCGATCCCTATTTCAGCCATCCGATTGAGGTGGCCGGATTGATGACCGACCTCAAGCTTGACCAGCAGACAATCGTCACCGCCCTGCTCCACGATACGGTCGAGGATACGCTGACCACCACCGATGAGATTGAAAAACTGTTCGGTGCCGACATCGCGCGGCTGGTTGATGGTGTGACCAAATTATCCAAGATTGAGGCGCAGACCGACAATGAACGCGCGGCGGAAAATTTGCGCAAATTCCTGCTCGCCATGTCGGATGATATCCGGGTGCTGCTCGTTAAGCTGGCCGACCGGCTGCACAATATGCGCACGCTGCATTTCATCAAGAGCGAGGAAAAGCGCCGGCGTATTGCCCATGAAACGATGGATATCTATGCGCCGCTGGCCGAGCGGATCGGCATGTATGAATATATGCGCGAGATGCAGCTGCTGGCCTTTAGTCATCTGGAACCGGAAGCCTATGAAACCATCACAGGCCGGCTCAATGCGATCAAGGAAGGCGATGACGGGCAGGTCCACAAAATTGCCCGATCGCTGGAAAAGGCGCTCGCTGCTGGCGGGTTGGCGGCCCAGGTCAACGGGCGGGAAAAACATCCCTATTCGATATGGCGCAAGATGCAGGAGCGCCATGTCAGTTTTGAGCAGCTGACCGACATCATGGCTTTCCGGGTGATTACCGACAATAGTGCGGAATGCTATCGGGCGCTGGGTATCTTGCACCAGAAATGGAAAACGGTGCCGGGCCGGTTCAAGGACTATATCTCGACGCCGAAGCGCAATGGCTATCAATCGCTGCACACGACGATCATGCACGGCAATAACATGCGTGTGGAAATCCAGATCCGTTCGGAGCGCATGCACCGCGATAATGAATATGGGCTAGCGGCGCACTGGGCTTATAAGCAAGGCGGCGGGCCGGATGGGCAGGCGGGCTGGATCCGTGATCTCATCGAGATTCTCGACCATGCCGAGGATGCCGAAGAGCTGCTCGAAAATACCAAGCTCGCCATGTATCAGGACCGGATATTTTCGTTCACGCCCAAGGGCGCGTTGCTGCAAATGCCGCGCGGTTCAACGACGGTGGATTTTGCCTATGCGGTGCACACCGATCTCGGCAATCAGGCGGTCGGGGCCAAGGTCAATGGCCGGCATGTGCCGCTGCGGACACAGCTGACCAATGGTGATGTCGTTGAAATCCTGAAATCCGATGGGCAGGAGCCTCAGCCGGGCTGGCTGTCCTTTGTCATCACCGGCAAGGCGCGCGCGGCGATCCGCCGGTTTGTGCGGCATAAGGAACGCGACGAGATTGTTGAGATCGGCACCAAGCTTTACGACGAGATTGTCGAGCGCTTGCCCGGCAAGATCGGCAAGAAAGCGATGAAAGCGGCGCTCAAGCGGCTTGATATGGTGGATGAGGATGAACTGATGATCGCCATCGGCACGCGCGAGCTGAGCGATCGTGAGGTCATGGAAGCGCTGATGCCGGGCAGTGTTAACGACAATGATGATGACCGCGAATGGCCGGAGCAGGATCGGGCGATTTCGATCAAGGGGCTAACGCCCGGTGTTGCCTTTGACCTGGCCGAATGCTGCCACCCGGTGCCCGGCGACCGTATTGTCGGCCTGCGCCGCAGCGGCGAGAATGTCGAGGTGCATGCGATTGATTGCCTGAAACTGGCTGATGGGGTTGATGCCGATTGGGTCGATCTCAGCTGGGGTATGGAAACCGATGGCGCGGCGGCGCGGCTGATGGTTGTGCTGCACAACAAGCCAGGGACGCTTGCCGAGATGGCCGGGATTTTCGGCTTTCACAATGCCAACATCCTGCGCCTCAGGATGACCAACCGCGATGCACCGTTCCACACGTTCGAGGTCGATCTGGAGGTGCATAATGTCCACCACCTGATGCGGATATTATCGGCGCTCCGGGCATCGGAAGCGATTGCGCAGGCCGAACGGCTTTAG
- a CDS encoding alpha-galactosidase — translation MVERGTSWRLDGDAITLVFVAAGRDEIDLAYLGPRLPEGEDLTALVHAGRFGNHENEPDAPRIGGLLPQAHGGYRGRPAFDIRSGGQSIDCDFQLANVQAGGPNMKATWVEKQTGLQVDMSWEIVGARAVEVTTELLTDDDHGTITLESAASLSLPLPRQFTHMTAYHGRWAREMQAKTTRIGPQAIEMRSANGKPGFDAGNWLIFHGDDGQKDGGECLGIHASSCGDHLAHVVQDQDGRACLSIEALRQPGGIALNAGDTTNLGQVTLILGDNRDHLTRLFHYHVRTHILPQRSDWGSRKVHLNSWEALAFDLDEAKLKTLASAAADLGIERFVLDDGWFKGRRGDHAGLGDWQVDEAIFPNGLTPLIDHVHRLDMDFGLWVEPEMVSPDSDLYRAHPDWCLHDDRADRPTERNQLVLDLSREDAFSYIHDALAALLDDHDIAYLKWDHNRRLFPDNGLQQYAIQKLLGKLRQNYPAVEIESCSSGGGRVSFAMLQYCHRIWPSDNNDPIERLRIMESWARFLPLEILGNHVGPSPNPITGRRTNMDFRAKVALFGHMGVETNPAAMSEEEKAILRAHIALYKHWRDVLHQGVFRQLHHAETSIYGQMVVHGGRALAVAAQTGFAENFNVSPIRLPDLDPDRLYRVTLPKPWPQKASAYLADPDLWDSGLTLSGRALAERGLALPLTHPETAWLIAIEAQKDGAK, via the coding sequence ATGGTTGAGAGGGGAACAAGCTGGCGGCTGGATGGCGATGCCATTACATTGGTGTTTGTCGCCGCCGGGCGCGATGAAATAGATCTGGCTTATCTGGGGCCCCGACTGCCCGAAGGTGAAGACCTAACGGCGCTGGTGCACGCAGGACGTTTTGGCAATCATGAGAATGAACCCGATGCGCCGCGTATCGGGGGGCTTTTGCCACAAGCCCATGGCGGTTATCGCGGCCGGCCGGCCTTTGATATCCGGTCTGGTGGCCAGAGCATTGATTGCGATTTTCAACTTGCGAACGTCCAAGCAGGCGGCCCGAATATGAAGGCCACATGGGTTGAAAAACAAACCGGCTTGCAGGTTGATATGAGCTGGGAAATTGTCGGTGCCCGCGCCGTAGAAGTGACCACGGAACTCCTAACCGACGATGATCATGGCACCATCACTTTAGAATCCGCGGCATCGCTCTCTTTGCCGCTGCCCCGCCAATTTACCCATATGACCGCCTATCACGGGCGCTGGGCGCGGGAGATGCAGGCGAAGACCACCCGCATCGGTCCTCAAGCCATCGAGATGCGCTCTGCCAATGGCAAGCCCGGCTTTGATGCGGGCAATTGGCTGATCTTTCATGGCGATGATGGCCAAAAAGATGGCGGAGAATGTCTCGGCATTCATGCATCCTCCTGTGGCGATCATCTGGCCCATGTGGTGCAGGATCAGGATGGCCGCGCCTGCCTGTCCATCGAGGCCCTGCGGCAACCAGGCGGAATTGCTCTGAACGCCGGCGATACCACCAACCTTGGTCAAGTGACCCTGATCCTTGGCGACAATCGAGATCATCTCACCCGGCTGTTTCACTATCATGTCCGGACGCATATCCTACCGCAAAGATCGGATTGGGGATCGCGCAAGGTGCATCTCAACAGCTGGGAAGCGCTGGCGTTCGATCTCGACGAAGCCAAGCTGAAGACGCTGGCTAGCGCGGCGGCCGATCTCGGGATTGAGCGTTTCGTGCTGGATGACGGCTGGTTCAAAGGACGGCGCGGTGACCATGCCGGTCTGGGCGACTGGCAAGTGGATGAAGCGATTTTTCCAAATGGCCTGACGCCGCTGATCGATCATGTGCACAGGCTCGATATGGATTTCGGCCTTTGGGTCGAACCGGAAATGGTCTCGCCTGATAGCGACCTGTACCGCGCCCATCCCGACTGGTGTCTGCATGATGATCGTGCGGATCGTCCGACGGAGCGCAATCAACTGGTCCTTGATCTGAGCCGCGAGGATGCCTTTTCCTATATCCATGACGCGCTGGCCGCGTTGCTCGACGATCATGATATCGCCTATCTGAAATGGGATCATAACCGGCGGCTGTTCCCCGATAACGGCTTGCAGCAATATGCTATTCAAAAGCTGCTGGGGAAATTGCGTCAAAACTATCCGGCAGTAGAGATTGAAAGCTGTTCCAGCGGCGGCGGGCGCGTAAGCTTTGCGATGCTGCAATATTGTCATCGCATCTGGCCGAGCGACAATAATGACCCGATCGAACGATTGCGGATCATGGAGAGCTGGGCGCGGTTCCTGCCGCTCGAGATCCTTGGCAATCATGTCGGGCCCTCGCCCAATCCGATCACCGGACGGCGCACGAATATGGATTTTCGCGCCAAGGTTGCCCTGTTCGGCCATATGGGCGTCGAGACCAATCCGGCGGCGATGAGTGAGGAAGAAAAGGCGATCTTGCGGGCGCATATCGCGCTCTACAAGCACTGGCGCGACGTGCTGCATCAAGGGGTTTTCCGGCAATTGCATCATGCAGAAACCAGCATCTATGGTCAGATGGTGGTGCACGGCGGACGCGCTCTGGCCGTCGCCGCGCAAACCGGTTTTGCGGAGAATTTCAACGTCTCGCCGATACGCTTGCCCGACCTTGATCCCGACAGGCTGTACCGGGTCACCTTGCCCAAGCCGTGGCCGCAAAAAGCGTCTGCTTATCTTGCGGATCCCGACCTATGGGACAGCGGTCTGACCTTGAGCGGACGGGCATTGGCCGAGCGCGGATTGGCGCTGCCACTCACGCACCCGGAAACGGCGTGGCTGATCGCTATCGAAGCACAAAAGGATGGTGCAAAATGA
- a CDS encoding beta-galactosidase yields MMKLGCCYYPEHWPQGIWADDAKRMVEMGLSQVRIGEFAWSRIEPNPGQYEWDWLDRAIQTLGDAGMEIILGTPTATPPKWLVDSMPDMVAVDEQGRPRKFGSRRHYCFSHQRYREQCARIVEAMAQRYGENPAIVAWQTDNEYGCHDTIVSYSEAAKMGFRRWLADKYDHVDALNSAWGNVFWSMEYRSFDEVDPPNLTVTEPNPAHVLDYRRFASGEVVTFNKLQVDILRAHSPGRDMIHNYMGFFTEFDHHDVARDLDVASWDSYPLGFLEQFWFSDEEKLRYTRQGHPDIAAFHHDLYRGCCAGGRWSVMEQQPGPVNWARYNPAPLDGMVRLWTLEAMAHGAELVSYFRWRQAPFAQEQMHAGLLRPDSEVAPGGDEAALAAADIQQLGQIGETAKSVALLFSYEAAWLFEAQPQGQSFRYLELVFEMYSALRQLGLNVDMVSPDAALDGYKMIVVPSLPILSPSLVERIAKRNVPVLFGPRTGSKTADFAIPADLAPGTLQQLIPIKVSRVESLRPGMAEKGSDYDVTRWIETVETELSADEMVNDGRGIIFSSGPVRYLASWPPAPLIKRVFAAMAKEADIATLDLPRDLRVRQLGHVHFAFNYGSGDCDITDHLQGGELILGEALIKPAGVAAWTAA; encoded by the coding sequence ATGATGAAATTGGGATGCTGCTATTATCCGGAACATTGGCCACAAGGCATCTGGGCCGATGATGCGAAGCGCATGGTGGAAATGGGCCTGTCGCAAGTGCGCATTGGTGAATTTGCCTGGAGCCGCATCGAGCCCAATCCCGGACAATATGAATGGGATTGGCTGGACCGGGCGATCCAGACGCTGGGCGATGCGGGAATGGAAATCATCCTCGGCACGCCCACCGCAACACCGCCCAAATGGCTGGTCGACAGTATGCCGGATATGGTCGCCGTGGATGAGCAGGGCCGCCCGCGCAAATTCGGATCGCGCCGCCATTATTGCTTTTCCCATCAACGCTATCGCGAACAATGCGCGCGAATCGTCGAGGCGATGGCGCAGCGCTATGGCGAGAACCCCGCCATTGTCGCCTGGCAGACCGATAATGAATATGGCTGTCACGATACGATTGTGAGCTATTCCGAGGCCGCGAAAATGGGCTTTCGCCGGTGGCTGGCCGACAAATATGACCATGTCGATGCGCTGAATAGCGCATGGGGCAATGTCTTCTGGAGCATGGAATATCGCAGCTTTGATGAGGTCGATCCGCCCAATCTGACGGTCACCGAGCCCAATCCGGCCCATGTGCTCGACTATCGCCGCTTTGCCTCGGGCGAGGTTGTGACTTTCAACAAGTTGCAGGTGGACATTTTGCGCGCCCATAGTCCGGGGCGGGATATGATCCATAATTATATGGGTTTCTTCACCGAATTTGATCATCATGATGTCGCCCGGGATCTCGATGTCGCCAGTTGGGACAGCTATCCGCTCGGCTTTCTCGAACAATTCTGGTTCAGCGATGAAGAAAAGCTCCGTTATACCCGCCAAGGCCACCCCGATATCGCTGCCTTTCACCACGACCTCTATCGCGGGTGTTGCGCCGGTGGCCGTTGGAGCGTGATGGAACAACAGCCCGGTCCGGTAAACTGGGCGCGCTATAATCCGGCGCCGCTGGATGGCATGGTCCGGCTGTGGACGCTGGAGGCGATGGCCCATGGCGCGGAGCTGGTGTCCTATTTTCGCTGGCGGCAAGCGCCATTTGCGCAGGAACAGATGCACGCGGGCTTGCTGCGTCCCGATAGCGAAGTCGCGCCGGGCGGTGATGAGGCGGCGTTGGCGGCGGCTGATATTCAGCAGCTAGGACAGATTGGTGAGACGGCGAAATCCGTTGCTTTGCTCTTTTCCTATGAAGCGGCGTGGCTGTTCGAGGCCCAGCCGCAAGGGCAAAGTTTCCGATATCTTGAGCTGGTGTTTGAAATGTACAGCGCGCTGCGGCAGCTTGGTTTGAATGTTGATATGGTCTCGCCGGATGCGGCGCTGGATGGTTACAAGATGATCGTGGTGCCGAGCCTGCCGATTTTGAGCCCGTCGCTGGTGGAGCGGATTGCAAAGCGGAACGTCCCGGTGCTGTTTGGGCCGCGAACCGGCAGCAAAACCGCCGATTTTGCGATTCCAGCTGATCTGGCGCCCGGTACGTTGCAGCAGTTGATCCCTATAAAAGTTTCGCGGGTGGAAAGCCTGCGGCCCGGCATGGCCGAAAAAGGGTCGGACTATGATGTCACGCGCTGGATCGAGACGGTGGAAACCGAACTGTCAGCCGATGAAATGGTCAATGATGGCCGCGGGATTATCTTCTCCAGTGGTCCTGTCCGCTATCTCGCCAGCTGGCCGCCTGCGCCGCTCATCAAGCGGGTCTTCGCGGCCATGGCCAAGGAGGCGGATATCGCGACATTGGATCTGCCGCGCGATCTACGGGTCCGGCAGCTTGGCCATGTCCATTTCGCTTTTAACTATGGAAGCGGCGATTGCGACATCACCGATCACTTGCAGGGCGGTGAGCTGATATTGGGCGAAGCGCTGATCAAGCCCGCGGGTGTCGCCGCATGGACGGCTGCCTAA